Proteins encoded together in one Telopea speciosissima isolate NSW1024214 ecotype Mountain lineage chromosome 4, Tspe_v1, whole genome shotgun sequence window:
- the LOC122659191 gene encoding uncharacterized protein LOC122659191, with protein sequence MVISFSDVDLEGISLPHEDALVVQVRIANRAAHRMLVDTGASVDVISLEAYRQFGFSDDKLKPEATYLHGFLGASSSIRATIELPVTFGDHPRQATIMVTFMIKFPTENGVSEIKGDQKKARECYALFIKKNNGNTQGMALCVENLISDQRDELTERRGKSVEDLNPFPLSEDEPTKTIQVGLHVDPARKLVQQKWRNFILDRQATIKEEVEKLNLSGFIREEKFPTWLVNVVMVLKSNGKWRMCVDYNNLNKACPKDEYSLPRIDC encoded by the exons ATggtaatctccttctcggatgttGACCTAGAAGGAATAAGCTTaccacatgaagatgccctagTGGTGCAGGTGAGGATAGCCAATCGAGCTGCACATAGGATGTTGGTTGACACTGGAGCGTCCGTGGACGTAATCTCACTTGAAGCCTATAGACAGTTCGGGTTCAGCGATGATAAGCTCAAGCCTGAGGCAACCTATCTACATGGGTTTTTGGGTGCCTCCTCCTCCATTAGAGCAACAATCGAATTACCAGTCACCTTCGGAGACCACCCTCGACAAGCCACGATCATGGTTACCTTCATG ATAAAGTTCCCAACAGAGAATGGCGTTAGCGAGATCAAGGGTGACCAGAAGAAAGCCAGAGAGTGTTACGCGCTGTTTATcaagaagaataatggcaacactcAGGGGATGGCTCTATGTGTAGAGAACCTCATtagcgaccagagagatgagcTCACGGAACGAAGGGGAAAATCGGTAGAAGATCTCAACCCATTCCCTCTTAGTGAGGACGAACCCACCAAGACAATACAGGTCGG GTTGCATGTAGATCCAGCTAGGAAGCTAGTACAACAGAAGTGGAGGAATTTTATCCTTGATAGACAAGcgacaatcaaagaagaggtcgagaagctGAATCTatcagggttcatcagggaAGAGAAATTCCCCACTTGGCTCGTGAACGTTGTGATGGTTCTAAAATCAAACggaaagtggaggatgtgcgtggACTATAACAACCTTAACAAGGCATGCCCGAAGGATGAATACTCCCTGCCAAGGATTGATTGCTAA